CCTCTTTAACAATTGCAGCCAAAGTCTTTAAGTTTTCGAGCGCACTCCATTCGCTTTCGGATCTTACTTTAGCCGGTATTTCAAATTTTAAGAGTTCTTCGTAGAGAGAGTCACCAGGGCTTAAATCATTTTTAATGGTTTCATCCCTCCACATTTGCATGAACCCTCTCGGCGTAGTGAGTTGTATGTTTTTGTCTTCGACTCCGTACTCGCCGTCTTTTGCCGCCAGGTAGTGACCTGCGTAGCCTTTTCTTACCGCAATAATTTCACCTGGAGAGAGGAAGTGGAAATTTGGGTAGAATTCGACAGATGTATTCTCAGTGATTTCAAGAAAGCGATTTTTGCCCCCTTCCAGTGATGCGACTCTAACCACTTTGCTGTATCCATCAGATCCTTTCTCAAGCTTGAAGTCATTTATCAAAACCGGCCGTTCGAACCCGCGCATCTTCACAAAATAGAATGAGTTGTCTTCCGTTTCATGAGTGAATAGAACGGGGACGACCAAGAGTTTCTGTTGATTCACCCAAATTTCTGTTATTACACCTTCTATGTCTGTCGCAGGGGCTTTAAGCAAAGTTTGATAGTCGCCTGCAAGAATCGAGGTTTCCACCAAACCAACATGAGTCGGGCTTTCTAGAGAAGGTGCTGCTTGGTTTTGTAATTTGTGCGATTTCCACGTGCTTGGGTGGCTTTCACGTATTTGAAATGCACTGTAGGATTGTCTTACTTCTGCCAGGGATTCTTCGAGGTGGTAATCGAATCCGGACTTTACGAGAAATTGAGATTCAGGAACTTCAACAATTTTACTGAATCCCTTTAAGTGATAATCGACGAATAGATTACCTTTTTCTTTTTTAACCACTTCATAGTATTTGTCGGCCGAGAAAGGAAGATAGCCTTCTGTGAATGACAAATAGGCGGTGTAGGTAACTCCCACCCCTTTGTGTTTTCTTTCTGCTACTTTGCGATCACGACTTTCCAAGGGCAGTAAAACTAATTTCGGCTTACCACCCAATTGCATCATAACTATGAAACCGTCTTCTGTCTCCAGGATCGGTTCAAATTGTTCTGAACGAAACAGCGTTGTCTCATATTCATTTTCCAAGGTGTAGATGTAAATGTAATCTTCTTTCGGCTTTGCGTAAGCAGTTACTTCTTTCCCAAGTCCCGGAATCATTCCTCCGACTAGAAGCAGAAAAAGCACAAGCCCTCTCACCAACCAGCCATTGACCATGGAGGCATTTGGAAAAATTTGGGAAGTAGACATTACAGAGGAAAAATTTGTTATGAGAAACAAATGATTAGCTTCGAAATTGATAGTTGAGATAGGTGGTTCTAGAAAATGTCTTTGAAAACTAGTGGAACTACACGAATCTTTGACATGACTTGACCCCGTCTAAGGCTATTTTCACATTTATTTAAAAGCTATCCGCGCCACTGCTCTTAAATAGGCCTAATCCCTTGGTAACAGTGGTGTTTTCGCCCAGGCTGCATACCTACTAAAATGAATAATTCAGACCTCTCCTTTGAAATTGAGAATATAAGAGTCTTTCGATTAATTTTTCCAAAAAATTGGAATAGTTGTTTCGCATATTCTAATTCACCTAATAGATATATTTTTACTTTACGTAAATTTCTCCGAAATCCGAGTTTCATATTGTTCACTATTGGGCCAACATGGATCTTATTTAATTGGGTTGCATTTATTAAAGTGCTTTCATTCTGTAACTCGCTCTTTTTTGGTGGTCTGTGGAAACAAAGTTTTCAACTGCTTTACCAAGAATAGAGTATACTTAAAACTAATATAATTATGCCCAGTGATAAACTAAAAGAGATTGCTGCTTATAAAGCAAAAATTGCAGCTTTGGAAAAAGCTGTTGCAGCAGAACAAAATAAAAAACTAATTGGCTTGCACAAAGAAGTTGGCCTGGAATCGACCGAAGCATTAATTGCGGCACTCAAAGGCTTGAGCAAACCAGCTCGTAAAGGCAAAGCGACTGCAAAGGCTTCTGGTAGAGCAAGTCGCACTCGTATTACTTCCGCTATTAAAGCAGGCGTAGGTACAGCTGTCAAAGCCGGTAAGAAGGGATCTGAAATCGCAACTGAGTTCGGTATCTCCATTCCCTCGATACAAAATATTAAAAAAGAGCTCGGCCTCGTGAAAACGCGCTCTGCCAATAAGGCTGCGAAGAAAAAAACCAAAGCTGCAGCCAAGAAATAAACCCCATTTTATTTTCCAAAAAAGAGGCCAATTTATTGGTCTCTTTTTTTATGCCTCTTCTTCAGGCGGTTGTTCGTCTACCACATCATATTGCATTCGCCAAAAGTTGTAGTATTCGCCCTTTTCCTTTATCAGGGAGTGGTGTGTGCCTTTTTCCGCTACTTGCCCCTTTTTTAATACTACTATCTGGTTCGCCTTTCGAACGGTGGATAGTCTGTGTGCAATGACTAACACAGTCCGATTGGACATTACATTATCCAAGGCCTCCTGGATTTTTCTTTCCGTTGCAGTGTCTACACTTGAAGTAGCCTCATCCAATATTACAACTCTCGGATTTTTTAATAGTACCCGGGCAATGGTAATTCGTTGTTTTTCACCCATACTCAAACGTATGCCGCGTTCTCCAATAACTGTTTCCAACTGTTTGGGAAGCTGTTCCACAAATTCGTGGATGTGCGCGCCAGTTAATGCGTCCCAAATGTCATTTTCTGTCGCGTCTTCTTTTGCCAGTAAAAGATTTTCGCGAATGGTACCGTCAAATAAAAAGGGATCCTGAGCCACAATTCCGACTGACCCGCGCAGTGAATTTAAATCTAATTCTCTTACATCCAGGCCGTTGATTTTAACGGAACCACCGGTCACATCGTAGTAGCGAAGAAGCAGATTCGCGATAGTTGATTTTCCTGCACCCGTATGGCCAACCAAGGCGGTGACTTGACCGGGAGGAAGCTTCAGATCAAGTTTATTCATTATGGCCGAACGTGTTTCGTAAGCAAAGGAAACCTGATTGTAGGAGATTTCGATCGGGCCTTCTGGAAACTGTTTTGCTGCCTCTGGGCTTTTGATAGGGATCTCGTGATCAAGGATTTCGAACACCCGATCGCCCGACGCTTTCGCTGCGCTCAGCAAATTATTAAGGCCGTTCAATCGTGAAATAGGCTCCAGTAATAAACCGCTGTACAAAAGGAATGTGGTTAGCTCACCGATACTCAAAACGCCTTGGATATATTGATGACCCCCAATGCCCAATACGGCAATCATGCTTAAACTGCTCACGAAGCGTGTGTTCGAGCTGTAATAGGCCCACCGGTACATGGCCTTCAGCGTTTTAACGCGGAGATCCTCTGCTTGATTGTTAAAACGTTCCTGTTCCCTTCCCTGAAGCGCAAAGGAGCTAATGAGCCTATGGCCTGCAATATCTTCTACCAGGATGCCATTCATAATCCCGGTACTGTTTCGAACTGCTTTCCAATTTTTGCGATTTATCTTAAAATGATTCATGGCCAGCACGATCAGTAATGGAATCGGGAGTACCACAAATGTAGCCAGGAATGGATTTGAAATAAATAGATAGATGGTAATCCCAAGTAAGGTGAAGATCGCTGTCAGTCCTCCCTCGGTACCGTCAAGAATGGCTCTTTCAACATTCACAACGTCCTCGGTAACCCGTGAAGATATTTCTCCTGCCTTTCGCTTATCGAAAAAGCTGACGGGCAAATGCATCAGTTTCACGTGTAGAGCACCGCGGATATCTATCAGCACTTTTTGCTCAATCACATTGTTCAACCTTATCCTCAGATAATTTAAAACGTCTCTAAAAATGTACGCGCCGGTGATCAAGCTCAGACCGATCCACATGAGGTCTTCCTTTTTTGTTACAATGACATCGTCTATCAGGTAGCCAACCAGGTAAGGAATGCACAACAAGAATGCGGTACTGCCAACTGCCAGGAGCATGTTTAGGACAAACAACAGTCGGTACCGGGTGAAATACTCTGCGATGCGAATAATACTGCTTTTTTCTGTCATACCTACTTTGCCCGTAGTGGTGAAGAAAAACAAAAGCCGCCTATTTACAAGGCGGCTTTCGCATTAAAAAGGGTTGGCCAGCTTAGTTGCTTACCTGGACTGGCACTTGAAGAGGCGAGAAACCGGGTGTTTCTACATAGAGAACACCAATTCCGGGTGTGCCGCCTTCTAAAGGAACGCTCACAGACTTACTGCCTGAAGGAATCGTCACCTCTGGTAAAATGATACTATCGGGGATGTTGGTAGTGATATCCACCGGTAATCCGCCCATTGGAGCTTCCGTAGGAATCGTGAAGATCAAGGTGGCCCGGCCTCCAGATACGACGCTCACTGAGGCTGGCAGCACTTGCATCTGAGCCGCATCTACGCGAAATGATCCCACAACGATTTCTCCATTTTCGCCGCGAAGGGTCACATTGTATGAACTTCCTGCCGGAAGGCTGGGAACGAAAAAGCTTAACGCATTAGGCGAAAAGAATTCCGAGTTTGCGAGCTGGCCACCTATGTAAACCCTATCGTTTGGAGAGAAACCTCTTCCATTGAAAGGGATCTTCGCGCCAACGGGTCCTCGATTTGACTCCAGGCTGACAATGTACCGGTTTACCAAAGTAAATTTCAGCAACCCATCTTTAGGTAGAGTGATAGACTTAACCTTACTCGATTGAGCGGTGTAGACCTCGTACTCGATGTCATAGTAATAAACCGCATTACGGCTGCCTGACGGCATCTTATACTCGTAATCCCAAATGTGGTCTCCCAGTGGACTTGGCGTCATCATTCGAGATTCTCCGTCAATTACGACTTTAGGTCTCAATGAGCCTTTAACCACCCCCATATCCTTCTTTTCACGGACCTCAACGCTCAAGGTGTAAATATTGGATGGGTTCTGCGGAAATTCCGAAGGCGTGAGATTTTTTACTGACTTGGCGCAGCCAGATAAAAAAAGAACCGCCGCAAATAGGGCGAGGACTGAAAGGTTTGATTTGATTTTCATAATTAAAGGGAGGTTCTAATAGTGTGACTTTTAGAAAACTACAAGAGTTTCCATGGAGAAGAAAAGCATTCTTTAGTTTCTTATTCAATCTTTGGGTATTTAATAACGGACCAGGGACGGTTCAACAGTGTATGCCCACGCGTCAATTCCGCCTGCTACATTAACTGCGTTGTCGAATCCTTGGGTTCGGAGAAAGGAGCTTACTTGTCCGCTTCTTGAGCCATGATGA
The nucleotide sequence above comes from Verrucomicrobiota bacterium. Encoded proteins:
- a CDS encoding helix-turn-helix domain-containing protein, encoding MPSDKLKEIAAYKAKIAALEKAVAAEQNKKLIGLHKEVGLESTEALIAALKGLSKPARKGKATAKASGRASRTRITSAIKAGVGTAVKAGKKGSEIATEFGISIPSIQNIKKELGLVKTRSANKAAKKKTKAAAKK
- a CDS encoding ABC transporter ATP-binding protein, coding for MTEKSSIIRIAEYFTRYRLLFVLNMLLAVGSTAFLLCIPYLVGYLIDDVIVTKKEDLMWIGLSLITGAYIFRDVLNYLRIRLNNVIEQKVLIDIRGALHVKLMHLPVSFFDKRKAGEISSRVTEDVVNVERAILDGTEGGLTAIFTLLGITIYLFISNPFLATFVVLPIPLLIVLAMNHFKINRKNWKAVRNSTGIMNGILVEDIAGHRLISSFALQGREQERFNNQAEDLRVKTLKAMYRWAYYSSNTRFVSSLSMIAVLGIGGHQYIQGVLSIGELTTFLLYSGLLLEPISRLNGLNNLLSAAKASGDRVFEILDHEIPIKSPEAAKQFPEGPIEISYNQVSFAYETRSAIMNKLDLKLPPGQVTALVGHTGAGKSTIANLLLRYYDVTGGSVKINGLDVRELDLNSLRGSVGIVAQDPFLFDGTIRENLLLAKEDATENDIWDALTGAHIHEFVEQLPKQLETVIGERGIRLSMGEKQRITIARVLLKNPRVVILDEATSSVDTATERKIQEALDNVMSNRTVLVIAHRLSTVRKANQIVVLKKGQVAEKGTHHSLIKEKGEYYNFWRMQYDVVDEQPPEEEA
- a CDS encoding cell surface protein translates to MKIKSNLSVLALFAAVLFLSGCAKSVKNLTPSEFPQNPSNIYTLSVEVREKKDMGVVKGSLRPKVVIDGESRMMTPSPLGDHIWDYEYKMPSGSRNAVYYYDIEYEVYTAQSSKVKSITLPKDGLLKFTLVNRYIVSLESNRGPVGAKIPFNGRGFSPNDRVYIGGQLANSEFFSPNALSFFVPSLPAGSSYNVTLRGENGEIVVGSFRVDAAQMQVLPASVSVVSGGRATLIFTIPTEAPMGGLPVDITTNIPDSIILPEVTIPSGSKSVSVPLEGGTPGIGVLYVETPGFSPLQVPVQVSN